From one Actinopolyspora saharensis genomic stretch:
- a CDS encoding DUF3558 domain-containing protein has protein sequence MGSSSGVRRGAAAVSGLVLSVVLAACSGGSGAPSGTSQSADASGSQGSSEVDIANPKDAAATDVCSLLSARAATELGLSPEGERKSSLIDESDPDSCYWQDPGDRATKSRFRVFEGRSIQSYYENPGEFQDFKKLTISGYPAARANKGDPVSAGSCNVYLATQQNQLVATSAHVSVEDTGKVDPCAKAKKALKLSVSSWPAAE, from the coding sequence ATGGGGAGCAGCAGTGGGGTGCGTCGTGGCGCCGCTGCCGTGAGTGGCTTGGTGCTGAGCGTTGTGCTGGCGGCGTGCTCCGGAGGTTCCGGGGCGCCGTCAGGTACGAGCCAGTCTGCGGATGCGTCCGGTTCGCAGGGTTCTTCGGAGGTGGACATCGCCAATCCGAAGGACGCTGCGGCTACGGATGTGTGCAGCTTGCTCTCCGCTAGAGCTGCTACCGAGCTCGGTCTCAGTCCGGAAGGTGAGAGAAAGTCCAGTCTCATTGACGAGAGCGATCCTGACTCGTGCTACTGGCAGGATCCTGGAGACAGAGCGACTAAGAGTAGGTTCAGGGTATTCGAGGGACGCTCGATCCAGTCCTACTATGAGAATCCTGGAGAATTCCAAGATTTCAAGAAATTGACAATTTCCGGGTATCCTGCTGCGCGAGCCAACAAGGGTGATCCTGTATCTGCTGGATCCTGCAACGTGTATCTAGCTACGCAGCAAAACCAGCTGGTAGCGACTTCTGCGCACGTCAGCGTCGAAGACACGGGCAAGGTCGATCCTTGTGCTAAGGCGAAGAAGGCGCTGAAGCTGTCGGTCTCGTCGTGGCCCGCGGCGGAGTGA
- a CDS encoding DUF397 domain-containing protein, which yields MTRELLPNVWHVSSCSANDAHCVEVALTAEAVGVRDAEDRSGGTLVLAPEVWSAFVDRLREGGHARS from the coding sequence ATGACCAGGGAGCTTCTGCCGAATGTGTGGCACGTGTCCAGTTGCAGCGCCAACGACGCGCACTGCGTCGAGGTCGCGTTGACCGCCGAGGCGGTCGGTGTGCGGGACGCCGAGGACCGGAGCGGCGGCACGCTGGTGCTCGCGCCGGAGGTCTGGTCGGCCTTCGTGGACCGGCTCAGGGAGGGTGG